The genomic stretch CGATCGTCGAGGCGCTCGCGGGGCAGCTCGCCCGCAAGCAGGCGAGGCAGCCTACCGGCGATGCGGGGGACCTGCACCAGCTACTGCAGAAGACGGTCGCGGTCGACGGCACGTTCTTGCCCGCCGTGGCGGGCGTTGCGTGGGCCATCGCCGAGCGGAACAACCACGGGGCGACCCGCCATCGCGCGCGGGTTGACGCGCACGTGAACGCCGCCACTTGGCTGCCGGAGGTCCTCGTCGTTCCCGATCCGGGCCAGAGCGAGGCCGACTCGGCCGTCACGCACGTGCAGCCGAATCGCATCCACGTCTACGACCGCGGCTACATGAGCTTCGCGTTGCTCCGCGCGCACTGCGAGACGCCTGGGGCGGACTTCGTCGTGCGGTTCAAGCCGGCAGGGTCCAATAGCTCGGCCCTGGAGGTGGAGCTCGAGAAGGAGCTTCGCGAAGAAGACCTCGCCGCGGGCGTGGTAAGCGACCGGGTAGGCCGGTTCGCGACCGACTCCGCCGGACGCGCCGGGATCGCCGACGCGTTGTTCCGCGAGGTGGTCGTGTCGCTCAACTCCGACGGCGAGACCAAGACCCTCCGCCTGATCACGGACCTCCTGGACGTGCCGGCGGCAACCGTCGCGACGCTCTACCGGTGGCGTTGGCGGGTCGAGCTCTTCTTCCGCTGGCTGAAGACGCTCGCCAACTTCGACCACCTGATCAGCCACACACGCGAGGGCGTGCAGACGCACCTCTACGTGACCGTGATCGCGGCGATGCTGATGTACCTGCACACCGGCTACCGGCCGAGCAAGTACCTGTTCGTTCTGCTGAGCCAAGTAGCCGCCGGAGGGGCGACGCTCGACGAGGTGCTTCCCATCCTCCGCGAGCGAGAACGCCGCTGCGAGCTCGACCGCCA from Posidoniimonas polymericola encodes the following:
- a CDS encoding IS4 family transposase, which translates into the protein MSSPEPAEWPEPLIGGKYIRLLQKHLDGLRGDDAHGNRRLFLDDVFVVYLLAFFNPAIRSLRTIEDLSQTRQAQKHLTVAKICKSTLSDFNSLSDPERLTPIVEALAGQLARKQARQPTGDAGDLHQLLQKTVAVDGTFLPAVAGVAWAIAERNNHGATRHRARVDAHVNAATWLPEVLVVPDPGQSEADSAVTHVQPNRIHVYDRGYMSFALLRAHCETPGADFVVRFKPAGSNSSALEVELEKELREEDLAAGVVSDRVGRFATDSAGRAGIADALFREVVVSLNSDGETKTLRLITDLLDVPAATVATLYRWRWRVELFFRWLKTLANFDHLISHTREGVQTHLYVTVIAAMLMYLHTGYRPSKYLFVLLSQVAAGGATLDEVLPILRERERRCELDRQSRARRAAKKKSENA